A genomic stretch from Desulfotignum balticum DSM 7044 includes:
- a CDS encoding sugar phosphate isomerase/epimerase family protein: protein MNMKYGASGFPIKPVCEEIQRVADLGFDYFELSMDPPEGHWTKICELENQIMAILADTGMPVICHLPCFVYTPDLTPAIRRASLDEMKHSLDAAAGINVHKAVLHPGYITGMGMFAMDAAKKYAHTALTAIVAHARDLNIQLCFENMFPSYHLNFEPESFEDLFKEFPGLKMTLDTGHANIGDPEQTRLGQFVTRLAPYIGHVHISDNFGKKDDHMAVGKGNIDFESLVSSLKQAGYDDTITFEVFSANTDDLVKSRERIEFLFSNA from the coding sequence ATGAATATGAAATACGGGGCATCGGGTTTTCCGATCAAGCCGGTATGTGAAGAAATACAAAGAGTGGCGGACCTGGGGTTTGATTATTTTGAACTGTCCATGGATCCGCCCGAAGGGCACTGGACAAAGATTTGTGAGCTGGAAAATCAGATTATGGCAATCCTGGCAGACACAGGCATGCCCGTGATCTGCCATCTGCCCTGTTTTGTGTACACACCGGACCTGACACCGGCCATCCGCCGGGCGTCTTTAGATGAAATGAAACATTCCCTGGATGCCGCAGCCGGAATCAACGTTCACAAAGCCGTGCTGCATCCGGGGTATATCACGGGCATGGGGATGTTTGCCATGGATGCGGCCAAAAAATATGCCCATACCGCGTTGACCGCCATTGTGGCCCATGCCCGGGACCTGAACATTCAGCTGTGTTTTGAGAACATGTTTCCTTCATATCATCTGAATTTTGAGCCCGAGTCGTTCGAGGATCTGTTCAAGGAATTTCCCGGGCTGAAGATGACCCTGGATACCGGACACGCCAATATCGGAGATCCGGAACAGACAAGGCTGGGACAGTTTGTCACCCGGCTGGCCCCGTATATCGGTCATGTGCATATCAGTGACAATTTCGGGAAAAAAGACGATCACATGGCCGTGGGAAAAGGAAATATTGATTTTGAATCATTGGTTTCATCCCTTAAACAGGCCGGGTATGATGATACCATCACCTTTGAAGTGTTTTCAGCCAATACGGATGATCTGGTGAAAAGCCGGGAACGAATCGAATTCCTTTTTTCAAACGCCTGA
- a CDS encoding CBS domain-containing protein has translation MKIVTTHKGTDFDALASLVAATLIYPDARPVIPGDVNENLKPFLAIHKDVFELATPNDVNLDQVDTLIVVDTHSWGRLDPRLAVLREKPDLEVIVWDHHVHGDIQVTQPHIKETGACITLILDEIQRKRILITPIQATLFLIGLYEDTGNLTFPSTLGEDAHAAGFLLDRKADLVIMASFLKQAYARQHRDILYDMIRKSETIKQSGFTVGFSKLDLEGRVQNLAMVVQMYREIINADAAFCIFRDLVQDKCMVIGRSGVDEIDISLIMRSLGGGGHPGAGSALIKAANPEVIQEMIVELISGNQQTSVMLSDIMSYPVVKVHEDTTVQEVIMIIRELGCTGMPVVNDQDDLVGIVSRRDLKKVRQSKQKSAPIKAFMTRNVVTISHERSAVEVARLMIKHDIGRVPVVKEGKMIGIVTRSDVMMYFYDMLPD, from the coding sequence ATGAAAATTGTGACCACCCATAAAGGAACTGATTTCGATGCCCTGGCCAGTCTGGTGGCGGCAACTCTCATCTATCCGGACGCCCGTCCCGTGATTCCCGGTGATGTCAATGAAAATCTGAAACCGTTTCTGGCCATTCACAAAGATGTGTTCGAACTTGCAACCCCCAATGATGTCAACCTGGACCAGGTGGATACCCTGATTGTGGTGGACACCCATTCCTGGGGCCGGCTGGACCCCCGGCTGGCCGTTCTCAGGGAAAAGCCGGATCTTGAGGTCATTGTCTGGGATCATCATGTGCACGGGGATATCCAGGTGACACAGCCGCATATCAAAGAAACCGGGGCCTGCATCACCCTGATTCTCGATGAGATTCAGAGAAAAAGGATATTGATCACCCCCATACAGGCCACCTTGTTTCTGATCGGTTTGTATGAAGATACCGGAAACCTGACATTTCCTTCCACTTTGGGGGAAGATGCCCATGCCGCCGGATTTCTTCTGGACCGGAAAGCGGATCTGGTGATTATGGCCTCGTTTCTGAAGCAGGCCTATGCCCGGCAGCACAGGGATATCCTTTATGATATGATCCGAAAAAGTGAGACCATCAAACAGTCCGGTTTTACGGTGGGGTTTTCAAAACTGGATCTGGAGGGACGGGTTCAGAACCTGGCCATGGTGGTGCAGATGTACCGAGAAATCATCAATGCAGATGCGGCTTTTTGTATTTTTCGGGACCTGGTCCAGGACAAATGCATGGTGATTGGTCGGAGTGGTGTGGATGAAATCGATATCAGCCTGATTATGCGCAGCCTGGGGGGCGGAGGCCATCCCGGTGCCGGCTCCGCTTTGATCAAAGCGGCCAATCCCGAGGTGATCCAGGAAATGATCGTGGAATTGATCAGCGGGAATCAGCAGACATCGGTGATGCTCTCGGATATCATGTCCTATCCCGTGGTCAAGGTGCATGAGGATACCACCGTTCAAGAAGTGATCATGATCATTCGGGAACTGGGATGTACGGGCATGCCCGTGGTGAATGACCAGGACGATCTGGTGGGCATCGTATCCCGGCGGGATCTGAAAAAGGTCCGTCAATCCAAACAGAAGTCTGCGCCCATCAAAGCGTTCATGACCCGGAACGTGGTCACCATTTCCCATGAAAGAAGTGCCGTGGAAGTGGCCCGGCTCATGATCAAGCATGACATCGGACGGGTCCCCGTGGTCAAGGAAGGCAAAATGATCGGTATTGTCACCCGGTCCGATGTGATGATGTATTTTTATGACATGCTGCCGGATTGA
- a CDS encoding C40 family peptidase — protein sequence MKKYVFAAMWLLMNTVCAWGVQFDKNPSADKPEVGSSVITAREVFRQNIPATARQFIGTPYEYGGNPLTSGTTDNSYLFFAIYTTAAQRAGLTYHGYLPMARLLKNVSQIDENQVQKGDLMVLNNQLAAMVFDIEDNGRLHLIYVSEKRRQVISFHSDNLVFEVFWLKNMTGFFRLKEAMLR from the coding sequence ATGAAAAAATATGTCTTTGCCGCCATGTGGTTATTGATGAACACCGTGTGTGCATGGGGCGTTCAATTTGATAAAAACCCGTCCGCAGACAAACCGGAAGTGGGCTCATCCGTGATCACGGCCCGGGAAGTGTTTCGTCAGAATATTCCCGCAACGGCCCGACAGTTCATCGGCACGCCATATGAATATGGCGGCAATCCCCTGACTTCCGGCACCACGGACAATTCCTATCTGTTTTTCGCCATCTATACCACGGCGGCCCAGCGGGCCGGCCTGACCTATCATGGCTATCTGCCCATGGCACGTCTGTTGAAAAACGTCAGCCAGATCGACGAAAACCAGGTTCAGAAAGGCGATCTCATGGTATTGAACAACCAGCTGGCAGCCATGGTATTCGATATCGAGGACAACGGTCGTCTTCACCTGATTTACGTATCAGAGAAACGCCGTCAGGTGATCTCTTTTCACAGCGACAATCTGGTATTCGAGGTGTTCTGGCTCAAAAATATGACCGGATTCTTCCGCCTGAAAGAGGCCATGCTCCGATAA
- a CDS encoding ABC transporter substrate-binding protein produces the protein MKKWGCVFLAAVWMGIFLTGPGWAQTRQITIALGSEPTTLDPQIREDGGERAVNDNIYDTVLTRTPEGDLIPSLAAQMPELVASDTWEVTLRPGITFHNGEPMTADAVVYSIQRVIDPDFNSEQISFFSTIKAARATGDLTLHVITDGPDPILPSRLYWLKVVPPVHSKDPGFAENPVGTGPYRFVTWQRGQHIDLVRNDDYWGDAPQIMAVRYRFIEEPGTRLAGLMAGEFDLITNLLPEFTSHVPKSVNVLGLEHPIVILNADSGITKDPQVRQALNLAVNKMALANGLFEGYAQVAQGQLLSPSFFGYNDQVTAYPYDPDRAKKLIEAAGVKGQTIELIGTSGRWLKDRDLVEAVAGYWEQAGLKVNVRIFEFNEYLNRLFDRKTRADAIFVVSSNELLDADKSFSAYYKSGGVGASNTDATLASLIDAARSETDEQKRESLYHQAVKRAYDQAYFVWLLNIEDIYGLSQRLDWPGRVDARLLVQEMTCQ, from the coding sequence ATGAAAAAATGGGGATGTGTATTTCTGGCAGCAGTCTGGATGGGTATTTTTTTGACAGGTCCAGGATGGGCACAGACACGGCAAATAACCATTGCGCTGGGTTCCGAGCCCACCACCCTGGATCCCCAGATTCGGGAGGACGGAGGAGAACGGGCTGTGAACGACAATATTTATGATACCGTGCTGACCCGGACCCCGGAAGGGGATTTGATCCCGTCTCTGGCAGCCCAGATGCCCGAACTGGTGGCGTCTGACACCTGGGAGGTCACATTGCGGCCCGGTATCACGTTTCACAACGGGGAACCGATGACTGCAGATGCCGTGGTCTACAGTATCCAGCGGGTGATCGATCCGGATTTTAATTCCGAGCAGATTTCATTTTTTTCCACCATCAAGGCGGCCCGGGCCACGGGTGATCTGACCCTGCATGTGATCACAGACGGACCCGATCCCATTTTGCCCTCCCGGCTGTACTGGCTCAAGGTGGTGCCGCCCGTGCATTCCAAAGATCCCGGATTCGCCGAGAATCCTGTGGGAACCGGCCCATACCGGTTTGTGACCTGGCAGCGGGGCCAGCATATCGACCTGGTCCGCAATGACGATTACTGGGGGGATGCCCCCCAGATCATGGCCGTCAGATACCGGTTCATTGAAGAACCCGGCACCCGGCTGGCCGGTCTCATGGCAGGGGAGTTCGATCTGATCACCAATCTGCTGCCCGAGTTCACCAGCCATGTGCCCAAATCAGTGAATGTGCTGGGGCTGGAACATCCCATTGTCATTCTTAACGCGGACAGCGGCATCACAAAAGATCCGCAAGTCAGACAGGCCTTGAATCTGGCAGTGAACAAAATGGCCCTGGCCAACGGTCTGTTCGAGGGATATGCCCAGGTGGCCCAGGGCCAGCTGTTAAGCCCTTCGTTTTTTGGTTACAATGATCAGGTCACCGCGTATCCCTATGATCCGGATCGGGCCAAAAAGCTGATCGAGGCGGCCGGGGTCAAGGGACAGACCATTGAATTGATCGGTACCAGCGGCCGGTGGCTCAAGGACCGGGATCTTGTGGAAGCCGTGGCCGGGTACTGGGAGCAGGCCGGTTTAAAAGTCAATGTGCGGATTTTTGAATTCAATGAATATCTCAACCGGTTGTTCGACCGCAAGACAAGGGCGGATGCCATTTTTGTGGTTTCCTCCAATGAACTTTTGGATGCGGACAAAAGCTTTTCCGCGTATTACAAATCCGGCGGCGTGGGCGCTTCCAACACGGATGCAACCCTGGCATCGCTCATTGATGCGGCCCGGTCTGAAACGGATGAGCAAAAAAGGGAAAGTTTGTATCATCAGGCTGTCAAACGGGCCTATGACCAGGCGTATTTTGTGTGGCTGTTGAATATCGAGGACATTTACGGCCTGAGTCAGCGCCTGGATTGGCCGGGGCGGGTGGACGCACGGCTGCTGGTTCAGGAGATGACATGTCAATGA
- a CDS encoding ABC transporter ATP-binding protein, whose protein sequence is MTGQTLEGRSDLPLVDVRNLSVLFDAGRAGFWGRKRLTVHAVENVSLDIRPGETLGLVGESGSGKSTTGRAILGRVPVSQGHIYFQGKEITHAGKNRVRELSRDMQLVFQDPYASLNPRMKIIDIVAEPLRVHGMVKNTKAAAKEVARLLELVGLPPDAGARYPHAFSGGQRQRVGIARALALKPRFIVADEPVSALDVSIRAQVVNLMQDLQARFGLSYLFIAHDLAVVRHISHRIAIMYAGNIVELAERHLIYDSPVHPYTRALLSAVPVPDPPVQRARQRITCPGEPPNPLNPPSGCRFQSRCPYVTGTCREKAPELARRRPGQMAACWNC, encoded by the coding sequence ATGACGGGCCAGACATTGGAAGGGCGTTCTGATCTGCCGCTGGTCGATGTCAGGAACCTGAGCGTGCTGTTTGACGCAGGCCGGGCCGGGTTCTGGGGCCGAAAACGGCTGACCGTGCATGCCGTGGAAAATGTGAGTCTGGACATCCGTCCCGGTGAAACCTTAGGCTTGGTGGGGGAATCCGGCTCCGGCAAAAGCACGACCGGAAGGGCTATTCTGGGCCGGGTCCCTGTGAGCCAAGGCCATATCTATTTTCAGGGCAAAGAGATCACCCATGCCGGGAAAAACCGGGTGCGGGAATTGAGCCGGGACATGCAGCTGGTGTTTCAGGACCCCTACGCCAGTTTGAATCCCCGCATGAAAATCATCGATATTGTGGCGGAACCGCTGCGGGTGCACGGTATGGTGAAAAATACAAAGGCGGCCGCTAAAGAGGTGGCCCGGCTTCTGGAACTGGTGGGTCTGCCCCCGGATGCCGGCGCCCGGTATCCCCATGCCTTCAGCGGCGGCCAGCGCCAGCGGGTGGGCATTGCCAGGGCCCTGGCTTTGAAGCCCCGGTTCATTGTGGCGGATGAGCCGGTGAGCGCCCTGGATGTATCCATCCGGGCCCAGGTGGTGAATCTGATGCAGGATCTCCAGGCCCGGTTCGGCCTTTCCTATTTGTTTATCGCCCATGATCTGGCCGTGGTGAGACATATTTCCCATCGCATCGCCATCATGTATGCCGGCAATATCGTGGAGCTGGCGGAACGCCATCTGATCTATGATTCGCCGGTCCATCCCTATACCCGGGCTTTGCTGTCCGCCGTGCCCGTGCCGGATCCCCCGGTGCAGCGGGCCCGCCAGCGCATCACCTGTCCGGGAGAACCTCCCAATCCCCTGAACCCCCCGTCCGGATGCCGGTTTCAGTCCCGATGTCCATATGTGACCGGGACCTGCCGGGAAAAAGCCCCGGAACTGGCCCGGCGCCGGCCGGGTCAAATGGCGGCCTGCTGGAATTGTTGA
- a CDS encoding FAD-dependent oxidoreductase, with protein sequence MRVIVIGGGWAGCAAAVSAKKQGADVVLVERTDMLLGTGLVGGIMRNNGRLTATEELKALGGGDLFTVIESNFIHKDITFPGHLHASLYDVSTMEPKIRRFLEASGICIETGCRITDVEMDKNRITTVLGKQAGKTVRFQGDAFIETTGTAGPPANCAKHGNGCAMCILRCHSFGGRVSIAAKAGVAEVNGKKGDQTGAVSGSCKLHKESLSPDLRKQLNDTGVAVIPLDENLRMTGKLSLKACQQYAIADFEQNVILLDTGHAKLMTPFFPLDGLRKIPGLENARFEDPYAGGMGNSVRYMGMSPRDDALKVDGVDNLFCAGEKAGLMVGHTEAICTGTLAGVNAVRHVQGKTARVLPEASVIGDAVTFVREQMQTPEGLGLKFTFSGSVLFDRMKQKGRYHTDPAVIDRQMEKAGLKNILASVQDR encoded by the coding sequence ATGAGAGTCATTGTTATCGGTGGCGGCTGGGCCGGATGTGCTGCAGCCGTCAGCGCGAAAAAACAGGGAGCGGACGTGGTCCTGGTGGAAAGAACGGATATGCTTTTAGGCACAGGCCTTGTGGGCGGCATCATGCGGAACAACGGCCGGCTCACTGCCACGGAAGAACTCAAAGCCTTGGGGGGCGGTGATCTGTTTACAGTCATTGAATCCAATTTTATCCACAAAGACATCACTTTTCCGGGACATCTGCATGCCTCATTATACGATGTTTCCACCATGGAACCCAAGATCCGGCGGTTTTTGGAAGCATCCGGCATCTGCATTGAAACCGGGTGCCGGATCACGGATGTGGAAATGGATAAAAACCGGATCACCACGGTGTTGGGAAAACAGGCCGGCAAAACCGTCCGGTTCCAGGGGGATGCGTTTATTGAAACCACGGGCACGGCCGGACCGCCTGCCAATTGCGCTAAACACGGCAATGGGTGTGCCATGTGCATTCTCAGATGCCATTCATTCGGGGGTCGGGTCAGCATTGCCGCCAAAGCCGGCGTTGCAGAGGTCAACGGGAAAAAAGGGGATCAGACCGGTGCCGTGAGCGGATCCTGCAAGCTTCACAAAGAATCGTTGTCTCCGGACCTGCGCAAACAGCTCAATGATACGGGGGTGGCGGTGATTCCTTTGGATGAAAATCTTCGCATGACCGGGAAGCTGTCCTTGAAAGCCTGCCAGCAGTATGCCATTGCTGATTTTGAGCAAAACGTGATTCTGCTGGACACGGGTCATGCCAAGCTCATGACCCCGTTTTTCCCGCTGGATGGGCTCAGAAAAATCCCCGGGCTGGAAAACGCCCGGTTCGAGGACCCTTATGCCGGCGGTATGGGCAATTCCGTGCGGTATATGGGCATGTCACCCAGGGATGATGCGCTGAAAGTGGATGGGGTGGACAATCTGTTTTGTGCCGGCGAAAAAGCCGGGCTCATGGTGGGCCATACCGAAGCCATCTGCACGGGGACTCTGGCCGGGGTGAATGCCGTGCGCCATGTGCAGGGAAAAACAGCACGGGTGCTCCCGGAAGCGTCCGTGATCGGGGATGCCGTCACGTTTGTGCGGGAGCAGATGCAGACCCCGGAAGGCCTGGGACTCAAATTTACCTTTTCCGGTTCAGTCCTGTTTGATCGTATGAAACAAAAAGGGCGGTACCACACGGACCCGGCGGTAATTGACAGGCAAATGGAAAAAGCCGGGTTGAAAAATATTCTGGCATCTGTTCAGGACCGGTAG
- a CDS encoding ABC transporter permease — MTPPRTDTLEQALAENRFEWWNSLCELGRELKRDKPGLIGVILITSLVLMAVFAPYIAPHDPAAQDLTARLAPPVWYDKGTWHHMLGTDHLGRDVLSRAIHGARVSLWVGAAVVLCAGGFGVVMGLMAGYLGGRTDAFIMRWIDTQVAFPGLLLALIILAVIGPSLTTVVVVLALNGWMVYGRMTRSAVLSIRQSPYVEAAEVVGCRWPRILFRHILPNLTSPLLTLGILEFARIVLAEAALSFLGLGIQPPATSWGLDVAMGKNYMFMAWWLVTIPGCAIAVTVLAINLVASWLRLISDPQEREKQFARHMAKGMRKNMQAEIDKERQPETS, encoded by the coding sequence ATGACACCGCCCCGGACCGATACCCTGGAACAGGCCCTGGCTGAAAACCGGTTTGAATGGTGGAACAGCTTATGTGAGCTGGGCCGGGAACTCAAACGCGACAAACCCGGATTGATCGGTGTGATCCTGATCACCTCCCTGGTGCTCATGGCCGTGTTTGCCCCTTACATCGCCCCCCATGATCCCGCGGCCCAGGACCTGACGGCCCGGCTGGCCCCGCCCGTGTGGTATGACAAAGGCACCTGGCACCATATGCTGGGCACGGATCATCTGGGCAGAGACGTGCTGTCCCGGGCCATTCACGGGGCCCGGGTGTCCTTGTGGGTGGGGGCGGCCGTGGTGCTGTGCGCCGGCGGTTTCGGTGTGGTCATGGGATTGATGGCCGGATACCTGGGCGGCCGGACGGATGCGTTTATCATGCGGTGGATCGATACCCAGGTGGCGTTTCCCGGACTCCTGCTGGCCCTGATTATTTTAGCGGTGATCGGCCCCAGTCTGACCACGGTGGTGGTGGTCCTGGCATTGAACGGGTGGATGGTGTACGGCCGGATGACCCGCAGTGCCGTGCTGTCCATCCGGCAGTCGCCTTATGTGGAAGCCGCAGAAGTGGTGGGATGCCGGTGGCCCAGAATCCTGTTCCGGCATATCCTGCCGAATTTGACCTCTCCGCTGCTGACCCTGGGCATCCTGGAATTTGCCAGAATCGTTCTGGCGGAAGCGGCGTTGTCGTTTCTGGGACTGGGGATTCAGCCGCCGGCCACGTCCTGGGGCCTGGATGTGGCCATGGGAAAAAATTACATGTTCATGGCCTGGTGGCTGGTGACCATTCCCGGATGTGCCATTGCCGTCACCGTGCTGGCCATCAACCTGGTGGCTTCCTGGCTGCGGCTCATCTCCGATCCCCAGGAACGGGAAAAACAGTTTGCCCGGCACATGGCCAAAGGGATGCGCAAAAACATGCAGGCAGAAATTGACAAAGAACGGCAACCGGAGACGTCATGA
- a CDS encoding ABC transporter ATP-binding protein — MNTSPKAPLLEVRDLVVNFYTRGGVVQASRGVSFQVDYGQTLGIVGESGSGKSVAVQAVMGLIFNPGRIEGGDIFFKGRSLLDPAGKKRVRQVRGKEIAMIFQDPMTSLNPVFTIGTQITEVLRHHLGMTKEQARKRAMDLLDMVDINAPEKRLKQYPHEMSGGMRQRVMIAMALACEPQLIIADEPTTALDVTIQAQILELLTDLQQRLNVSVILITHDLGVVAQLCHRVAVMYAGRIVEVGDADPVFAAPVHPYTRGLIRATPRLDVVTERMVSIDGVPPDLISPPRGCAFFPRCDRAGKACSRMQALIALGDDRHVSCWCAAKEVTR; from the coding sequence ATGAATACATCCCCAAAAGCCCCGTTGCTGGAAGTGCGGGACCTGGTGGTTAATTTTTATACCCGGGGCGGCGTGGTCCAGGCATCCCGGGGCGTCAGTTTCCAGGTGGATTATGGCCAGACCTTAGGGATCGTGGGAGAATCCGGTTCCGGAAAAAGTGTGGCAGTCCAGGCGGTCATGGGGTTGATTTTCAATCCCGGACGAATCGAAGGGGGAGATATTTTTTTCAAGGGCCGGTCTCTGCTGGACCCGGCCGGTAAAAAAAGGGTGCGTCAGGTTCGGGGCAAAGAGATTGCCATGATATTTCAAGACCCCATGACCTCATTGAATCCCGTATTCACCATCGGCACCCAGATCACTGAAGTGCTGCGTCACCATCTGGGTATGACAAAAGAGCAGGCCAGAAAGCGGGCCATGGATCTGCTGGACATGGTGGATATCAACGCCCCGGAAAAGCGGTTGAAACAATATCCCCATGAAATGTCCGGGGGCATGCGCCAGCGGGTGATGATCGCCATGGCCCTGGCCTGTGAACCCCAGCTGATTATCGCGGATGAACCCACCACGGCGCTGGATGTGACCATCCAGGCTCAGATTCTGGAATTGCTGACCGACTTGCAGCAGCGGCTGAACGTGTCCGTGATTCTGATCACCCATGATCTGGGCGTGGTGGCCCAGCTCTGCCACCGGGTGGCCGTGATGTATGCCGGCCGGATCGTGGAGGTGGGGGATGCGGACCCCGTGTTTGCCGCACCTGTGCATCCTTATACCAGAGGATTGATCCGGGCCACGCCCCGCCTGGATGTGGTGACCGAGCGCATGGTGTCCATTGACGGGGTGCCTCCGGATCTGATTTCCCCGCCCAGAGGATGCGCGTTTTTTCCCCGGTGTGATCGGGCTGGAAAAGCGTGTTCGCGAATGCAGGCTTTGATCGCACTGGGAGACGACCGCCATGTGTCCTGCTGGTGTGCAGCAAAGGAAGTTACCAGATGA
- a CDS encoding MFS transporter — protein sequence MPSQTEQKLMKKPEPDTLSREQLNPIVFLTGIFFFNMLSRLGMAPLLPDIKIDLALSHSQAGGLFFLISSGYCISLFGSIFLTPRFSHRHLIIASGLAVGISLLAAAASQGVVMLQAGMVCLGLAGGFYLPSGVASLTGLVSRHHWGKVLGVHQLAPNLAYIIAPLAVSLFAAWHHSWRMVLVVYGTASLILAITYAARGKGITDRTDPPGLKIFATLLHTPAIPIIAVLFILGMGLNQGVFVILPLYLVFERGIDPETTNIMLAVSRVVAFGMPLAGGWLADRFGPRPIILSALFFSALGTFFMGWLPGTWVWLALILQAGAGVCVFPLCFAIMAMVTTPQIRPVAVSVVVPLAHFLGSGLVPFGIGILAETGRFNIGFAVLGGVTFLCLPLIRMLKKQS from the coding sequence ATGCCCAGTCAGACTGAACAAAAATTGATGAAAAAACCGGAACCGGACACATTGTCCCGGGAACAGCTCAATCCCATTGTTTTTTTAACGGGTATTTTCTTTTTCAACATGCTTTCCCGGCTGGGAATGGCCCCGTTACTGCCGGATATCAAAATCGATCTGGCGTTAAGCCACAGCCAGGCAGGAGGCCTGTTTTTTCTGATTTCATCCGGATATTGCATCAGCCTTTTTGGCTCCATATTTTTAACGCCCCGGTTCTCCCACCGGCATCTGATTATCGCTTCCGGCCTTGCCGTGGGAATCAGCCTGCTTGCGGCCGCAGCCAGCCAGGGGGTGGTGATGCTCCAGGCGGGCATGGTCTGCTTAGGCCTGGCCGGCGGCTTTTACCTGCCTTCGGGTGTGGCCAGCCTGACGGGACTGGTTTCCCGGCACCATTGGGGCAAAGTACTGGGCGTGCACCAGTTGGCGCCGAACCTGGCGTATATCATCGCTCCTTTGGCTGTGTCTTTGTTTGCGGCATGGCACCATTCCTGGCGCATGGTGCTGGTGGTTTACGGCACCGCTTCCCTGATACTGGCGATCACCTATGCGGCCCGGGGAAAAGGGATCACGGACCGGACAGATCCCCCCGGGCTCAAAATATTCGCCACCCTGCTCCATACCCCGGCAATCCCGATCATTGCCGTACTTTTCATCCTGGGAATGGGATTGAATCAAGGGGTATTTGTCATTTTGCCCCTTTATCTGGTGTTTGAGCGGGGAATCGATCCGGAAACCACCAATATCATGCTGGCGGTCTCCAGGGTTGTGGCATTTGGCATGCCCCTGGCCGGGGGATGGCTGGCTGACCGGTTCGGCCCCCGGCCAATCATTTTGTCTGCGTTGTTTTTTAGTGCTTTGGGAACGTTTTTTATGGGGTGGCTGCCCGGGACATGGGTCTGGCTGGCCCTGATCCTTCAGGCAGGGGCCGGGGTGTGCGTGTTTCCTTTGTGTTTTGCCATCATGGCCATGGTCACCACGCCTCAAATCCGCCCGGTGGCGGTTTCTGTGGTAGTGCCCCTGGCGCATTTCCTGGGATCCGGGCTGGTGCCGTTCGGCATCGGCATTCTGGCGGAAACCGGGCGGTTCAACATCGGATTTGCCGTTCTTGGCGGGGTCACGTTCCTGTGCCTGCCTTTGATCCGGATGTTGAAGAAACAATCGTGA
- a CDS encoding ABC transporter permease yields the protein MGRFIYRRLIHGLIVILGVTVIVFVVTRMVGDPVQVMLPLESTPEQRAAFEKKLGLDRPIPIQFVEFMGNMARLDFGDSLWQKRPAMEIVFEKLPMTILLTAVGIGFACVLAIPLGIIAALRPGGVVDRVTVFGSLLGLSVPQFWLGLLFIVVFAVQFKILPTSGAGTPTHIILPALTMGLPTLARLVMLVRSSMIDELNRQYVKTSFAKGLPFVRVVGLHALRNAGLPIMTLVGWEVIRSLAGYSVVVETVFAWPGIGLTAIQAIEREDLILIQAIVFTAAVCVVVINIAMDFIYKLIDPRLKLT from the coding sequence ATGGGCCGGTTCATTTACAGGCGCCTGATTCACGGGCTGATTGTGATTTTAGGGGTGACGGTCATTGTGTTTGTGGTGACCCGCATGGTGGGAGACCCGGTTCAGGTGATGCTGCCCCTGGAGTCCACCCCGGAACAGCGGGCTGCGTTTGAAAAAAAACTGGGACTGGACCGCCCCATTCCCATTCAGTTTGTGGAATTTATGGGCAACATGGCCCGGCTGGATTTCGGTGATTCCTTGTGGCAGAAACGGCCGGCCATGGAGATCGTGTTTGAAAAACTGCCCATGACCATCCTTTTGACCGCTGTGGGCATCGGGTTTGCCTGTGTTCTGGCGATTCCTTTAGGGATCATTGCGGCGTTGCGGCCCGGCGGGGTGGTGGACCGGGTCACGGTGTTCGGCAGCCTTTTGGGATTGTCCGTGCCCCAGTTCTGGCTGGGGCTTTTGTTCATCGTGGTGTTTGCCGTGCAGTTCAAGATCCTGCCCACATCAGGCGCGGGCACGCCCACCCATATTATCCTGCCGGCCCTGACCATGGGGCTGCCCACCCTGGCTCGGCTGGTGATGCTGGTGAGATCCTCCATGATCGACGAACTCAACCGCCAGTATGTCAAGACCAGTTTTGCCAAAGGGCTGCCTTTTGTCCGGGTAGTGGGGCTCCATGCGCTTCGCAATGCCGGTCTGCCCATCATGACCCTGGTGGGGTGGGAAGTGATCCGGTCTCTGGCCGGATATTCCGTGGTGGTGGAAACCGTGTTTGCCTGGCCGGGCATCGGGTTGACTGCAATCCAGGCCATTGAAAGAGAAGACCTGATCCTGATTCAGGCCATTGTGTTCACGGCGGCCGTATGTGTGGTGGTCATCAACATTGCCATGGATTTTATCTATAAACTCATTGATCCGAGACTGAAACTGACATGA